In Numida meleagris isolate 19003 breed g44 Domestic line chromosome 3, NumMel1.0, whole genome shotgun sequence, the following are encoded in one genomic region:
- the TTLL2 gene encoding probable tubulin polyglutamylase TTLL2 isoform X4, producing the protein MEKMADDDDARETLKPLVFRLHENAPAIVREVLLERGWTEFDQKEQDDTDWNLYWRNSPFPMTDHHSIKPWQRLNHYPEAVRITRKDYLARHLKRMKGAYGSTLYEFSPVAFIMPNDYIKFIAEYSKERQSVGRRPSYWICKPVHLSRGRGILIFQDIKDLVYHCTVIVQKYISNPLLISGYKLDLRLYVCVTSFCPLTIYTYEEGLVRFATEKFDLSSLDNVYAHLTNTSINKYGASYKTYKEGIGCGCKWTFSKFRSYLRIFGVDDMLLWQKMNNIVILTLLAVTPLPEASNCFELFGFDILIDDKFKPWLLEVNYNPALCLDCSIDDTVKRKLLHDIVELLNYKQNDTHRQNEMPGSKAVRRQVPWRRTGQSIPEGAPDLLSCQKVSACISASPTQPALQFARGSIRKVSTLTKKTARAHPRETLTSQLREKRNMPKASSQGKTEAKNKQLPAVRSPLISAQLSRWSPSPEACNYKLSTRPYFLSDKDQMPIRQVGGFVLIFPFNEAALQASKDGIDVKSIIKEINKLVSKQNSTRQRKA; encoded by the coding sequence ATGGAAAAGATGGCAGATGACGATGATGCAAGGGAAACCTTGAAGCCTTTGGTGTTCCGTCTCCATGAAAATGCCCCAGCAATAGTCCGTGAGGTTTTACTGGAACGTGGTTGGACTGAATTTGACCAAAAGGAGCAAGATGACACAGACTGGAACTTGTACTGGCGGAACTCACCTTTTCCTATGACAGACCACCACAGCATTAAACCATGGCAGAGACTCAACCACTACCCAGAAGCTGTTAGGATTACCAGAAAAGACTATTTGGCAAGGCATCTGAAACGTATGAAAGGAGCATACGGATCAACACTGTATGAATTTAGTCCAGTGGCATTCATCATGCCCAATGACTACATCAAATTTATAGCAGAATACAGCAAGGAGAGACAGTCTGTAGGCAGAAGACCTAGCTACTGGATTTGCAAGCCTGTGCATCTCTCCCGTGGAAGAGGCATACTCATTTTCCAAGACATTAAAGACTTAGTATATCACTGTACAGTCATTGTGCAGAAGTACATTAGCAACCCCTTGCTCATTTCTGGGTATAAATTGGATCTTCGCCTCTATGTGTGTGTCACCAGCTTTTGCCCCCTCACCATTTACACTTACGAAGAGGGGCTGGTGAGGTTTGCCACTGAAAAGTTCGACCTCAGTTCTCTAGACAATGTCTATGCCCACCTAACAAACACGAGCATAAACAAATATGGAGCTTCATATAAAACGTATAAAGAAGGGATTGGCTGTGGTTGCAAATGGACATTCAGCAAATTCCGCTCTTACCTTCGAATTTTTGGGGTTGATGACATGCTACTGTGGCAGAAGATGAATAACATCGTGATTCTCACCCTGCTTGCTGTAACCCCTTTACCGGAGGCTTCCAATTGCTTTGAGCTCTTTGGCTTTGACATCCTGATTGATGACAAGTTCAAGCCGTGGCTTTTAGAAGTGAACTACAATCCAGCCTTGTGTTTAGACTGCTCCATTGATGAcactgtgaaaagaaaacttcttcATGATATTGTTGAACTGCTTAACTACAAGCAGAATGACACTCACAGGCAGAATGAAATGCCTGGGTCAAAAGCTGTTAGAAGGCAGGTGCCCTGGAGAAGAACTGGTCAGAGCATACCAGAGGGGGCTCCTGACTTACTTTCTTGTCAAAAAGTATCTGCGtgtatttctgcttctccaACACAACCTGCCCTGCAGTTTGCAAGAGGATCAATTCGTAAGGTGTCTACCCTGACCAAGAAAACTGCCAGAGCACATCCGAGGGAAACACTGACTTCTCAGCTGCGGGAGAAAAGGAACATGCCAAAAGCATCCTCCCAAGGAAAAACTGaagctaaaaacaaacaactcccAGCTGTGCGTTCTCCACTCATTTCTGCCCAACTCAGCCGGTGGTCACCTTCACCTGAAGCCTGTAACTACAAGTTAAGCACACGCCCTTATTTCCTCTCTGATAAAGACCAGATGCCTATCCGCCAGGTCGGAGGTTTTGtcctgatttttccttttaatgaagCCGCACTTCAAGCTTCCAAGGATGGCATAGATGTGAAGAGCATcataaaggaaataaacaaattaGTGAGCAAACAAAATAGCACAAGACAAAGAAAGGCATAA
- the TTLL2 gene encoding probable tubulin polyglutamylase TTLL2 isoform X1 codes for MKGRGVRHDVPPQGARHGAEAAARLSPLPSNGRRPFLLRAPAAGPAAHPSACGSGGNGPGGAEAGGGLVRQFPVCCSLSARASKMEKMADDDDARETLKPLVFRLHENAPAIVREVLLERGWTEFDQKEQDDTDWNLYWRNSPFPMTDHHSIKPWQRLNHYPEAVRITRKDYLARHLKRMKGAYGSTLYEFSPVAFIMPNDYIKFIAEYSKERQSVGRRPSYWICKPVHLSRGRGILIFQDIKDLVYHCTVIVQKYISNPLLISGYKLDLRLYVCVTSFCPLTIYTYEEGLVRFATEKFDLSSLDNVYAHLTNTSINKYGASYKTYKEGIGCGCKWTFSKFRSYLRIFGVDDMLLWQKMNNIVILTLLAVTPLPEASNCFELFGFDILIDDKFKPWLLEVNYNPALCLDCSIDDTVKRKLLHDIVELLNYKQNDTHRQNEMPGSKAVRRQVPWRRTGQSIPEGAPDLLSCQKVSACISASPTQPALQFARGSIRKVSTLTKKTARAHPRETLTSQLREKRNMPKASSQGKTEAKNKQLPAVRSPLISAQLSRWSPSPEACNYKLSTRPYFLSDKDQMPIRQVGGFVLIFPFNEAALQASKDGIDVKSIIKEINKLVSKQNSTRQRKA; via the exons ATGAAAGGCCGGGGGGTGCGGCACGACGTGCCTCCGCAAGGAGCCCGACATGGCGCTGAGGCCGCCGCCCGCCTTTCCCCATTGCCAAGCAACGGCCGCCGGCCCTTCCTTCTTCGGGCCCCCGCAGCCGGCCCCGCCGCACACCCGAGTGCCTGCGGCAGCGGCGGGAACGGCCCTGGAGGGGCTGAAGCCGGCGGAG GGTTGGTGAGGCAGTTTCCTGTATGCTGCTCCCTGAGTGCCAGAG ctagTAAGATGGAAAAGATGGCAGATGACGATGATGCAAGGGAAACCTTGAAGCCTTTGGTGTTCCGTCTCCATGAAAATGCCCCAGCAATAGTCCGTGAGGTTTTACTGGAACGTGGTTGGACTGAATTTGACCAAAAGGAGCAAGATGACACAGACTGGAACTTGTACTGGCGGAACTCACCTTTTCCTATGACAGACCACCACAGCATTAAACCATGGCAGAGACTCAACCACTACCCAGAAGCTGTTAGGATTACCAGAAAAGACTATTTGGCAAGGCATCTGAAACGTATGAAAGGAGCATACGGATCAACACTGTATGAATTTAGTCCAGTGGCATTCATCATGCCCAATGACTACATCAAATTTATAGCAGAATACAGCAAGGAGAGACAGTCTGTAGGCAGAAGACCTAGCTACTGGATTTGCAAGCCTGTGCATCTCTCCCGTGGAAGAGGCATACTCATTTTCCAAGACATTAAAGACTTAGTATATCACTGTACAGTCATTGTGCAGAAGTACATTAGCAACCCCTTGCTCATTTCTGGGTATAAATTGGATCTTCGCCTCTATGTGTGTGTCACCAGCTTTTGCCCCCTCACCATTTACACTTACGAAGAGGGGCTGGTGAGGTTTGCCACTGAAAAGTTCGACCTCAGTTCTCTAGACAATGTCTATGCCCACCTAACAAACACGAGCATAAACAAATATGGAGCTTCATATAAAACGTATAAAGAAGGGATTGGCTGTGGTTGCAAATGGACATTCAGCAAATTCCGCTCTTACCTTCGAATTTTTGGGGTTGATGACATGCTACTGTGGCAGAAGATGAATAACATCGTGATTCTCACCCTGCTTGCTGTAACCCCTTTACCGGAGGCTTCCAATTGCTTTGAGCTCTTTGGCTTTGACATCCTGATTGATGACAAGTTCAAGCCGTGGCTTTTAGAAGTGAACTACAATCCAGCCTTGTGTTTAGACTGCTCCATTGATGAcactgtgaaaagaaaacttcttcATGATATTGTTGAACTGCTTAACTACAAGCAGAATGACACTCACAGGCAGAATGAAATGCCTGGGTCAAAAGCTGTTAGAAGGCAGGTGCCCTGGAGAAGAACTGGTCAGAGCATACCAGAGGGGGCTCCTGACTTACTTTCTTGTCAAAAAGTATCTGCGtgtatttctgcttctccaACACAACCTGCCCTGCAGTTTGCAAGAGGATCAATTCGTAAGGTGTCTACCCTGACCAAGAAAACTGCCAGAGCACATCCGAGGGAAACACTGACTTCTCAGCTGCGGGAGAAAAGGAACATGCCAAAAGCATCCTCCCAAGGAAAAACTGaagctaaaaacaaacaactcccAGCTGTGCGTTCTCCACTCATTTCTGCCCAACTCAGCCGGTGGTCACCTTCACCTGAAGCCTGTAACTACAAGTTAAGCACACGCCCTTATTTCCTCTCTGATAAAGACCAGATGCCTATCCGCCAGGTCGGAGGTTTTGtcctgatttttccttttaatgaagCCGCACTTCAAGCTTCCAAGGATGGCATAGATGTGAAGAGCATcataaaggaaataaacaaattaGTGAGCAAACAAAATAGCACAAGACAAAGAAAGGCATAA
- the TTLL2 gene encoding probable tubulin polyglutamylase TTLL2 isoform X2, which produces MKGRGVRHDVPPQGARHGAEAAARLSPLPSNGRRPFLLRAPAAGPAAHPSACGSGGNGPGGAEAGGASKMEKMADDDDARETLKPLVFRLHENAPAIVREVLLERGWTEFDQKEQDDTDWNLYWRNSPFPMTDHHSIKPWQRLNHYPEAVRITRKDYLARHLKRMKGAYGSTLYEFSPVAFIMPNDYIKFIAEYSKERQSVGRRPSYWICKPVHLSRGRGILIFQDIKDLVYHCTVIVQKYISNPLLISGYKLDLRLYVCVTSFCPLTIYTYEEGLVRFATEKFDLSSLDNVYAHLTNTSINKYGASYKTYKEGIGCGCKWTFSKFRSYLRIFGVDDMLLWQKMNNIVILTLLAVTPLPEASNCFELFGFDILIDDKFKPWLLEVNYNPALCLDCSIDDTVKRKLLHDIVELLNYKQNDTHRQNEMPGSKAVRRQVPWRRTGQSIPEGAPDLLSCQKVSACISASPTQPALQFARGSIRKVSTLTKKTARAHPRETLTSQLREKRNMPKASSQGKTEAKNKQLPAVRSPLISAQLSRWSPSPEACNYKLSTRPYFLSDKDQMPIRQVGGFVLIFPFNEAALQASKDGIDVKSIIKEINKLVSKQNSTRQRKA; this is translated from the exons ATGAAAGGCCGGGGGGTGCGGCACGACGTGCCTCCGCAAGGAGCCCGACATGGCGCTGAGGCCGCCGCCCGCCTTTCCCCATTGCCAAGCAACGGCCGCCGGCCCTTCCTTCTTCGGGCCCCCGCAGCCGGCCCCGCCGCACACCCGAGTGCCTGCGGCAGCGGCGGGAACGGCCCTGGAGGGGCTGAAGCCGGCGGAG ctagTAAGATGGAAAAGATGGCAGATGACGATGATGCAAGGGAAACCTTGAAGCCTTTGGTGTTCCGTCTCCATGAAAATGCCCCAGCAATAGTCCGTGAGGTTTTACTGGAACGTGGTTGGACTGAATTTGACCAAAAGGAGCAAGATGACACAGACTGGAACTTGTACTGGCGGAACTCACCTTTTCCTATGACAGACCACCACAGCATTAAACCATGGCAGAGACTCAACCACTACCCAGAAGCTGTTAGGATTACCAGAAAAGACTATTTGGCAAGGCATCTGAAACGTATGAAAGGAGCATACGGATCAACACTGTATGAATTTAGTCCAGTGGCATTCATCATGCCCAATGACTACATCAAATTTATAGCAGAATACAGCAAGGAGAGACAGTCTGTAGGCAGAAGACCTAGCTACTGGATTTGCAAGCCTGTGCATCTCTCCCGTGGAAGAGGCATACTCATTTTCCAAGACATTAAAGACTTAGTATATCACTGTACAGTCATTGTGCAGAAGTACATTAGCAACCCCTTGCTCATTTCTGGGTATAAATTGGATCTTCGCCTCTATGTGTGTGTCACCAGCTTTTGCCCCCTCACCATTTACACTTACGAAGAGGGGCTGGTGAGGTTTGCCACTGAAAAGTTCGACCTCAGTTCTCTAGACAATGTCTATGCCCACCTAACAAACACGAGCATAAACAAATATGGAGCTTCATATAAAACGTATAAAGAAGGGATTGGCTGTGGTTGCAAATGGACATTCAGCAAATTCCGCTCTTACCTTCGAATTTTTGGGGTTGATGACATGCTACTGTGGCAGAAGATGAATAACATCGTGATTCTCACCCTGCTTGCTGTAACCCCTTTACCGGAGGCTTCCAATTGCTTTGAGCTCTTTGGCTTTGACATCCTGATTGATGACAAGTTCAAGCCGTGGCTTTTAGAAGTGAACTACAATCCAGCCTTGTGTTTAGACTGCTCCATTGATGAcactgtgaaaagaaaacttcttcATGATATTGTTGAACTGCTTAACTACAAGCAGAATGACACTCACAGGCAGAATGAAATGCCTGGGTCAAAAGCTGTTAGAAGGCAGGTGCCCTGGAGAAGAACTGGTCAGAGCATACCAGAGGGGGCTCCTGACTTACTTTCTTGTCAAAAAGTATCTGCGtgtatttctgcttctccaACACAACCTGCCCTGCAGTTTGCAAGAGGATCAATTCGTAAGGTGTCTACCCTGACCAAGAAAACTGCCAGAGCACATCCGAGGGAAACACTGACTTCTCAGCTGCGGGAGAAAAGGAACATGCCAAAAGCATCCTCCCAAGGAAAAACTGaagctaaaaacaaacaactcccAGCTGTGCGTTCTCCACTCATTTCTGCCCAACTCAGCCGGTGGTCACCTTCACCTGAAGCCTGTAACTACAAGTTAAGCACACGCCCTTATTTCCTCTCTGATAAAGACCAGATGCCTATCCGCCAGGTCGGAGGTTTTGtcctgatttttccttttaatgaagCCGCACTTCAAGCTTCCAAGGATGGCATAGATGTGAAGAGCATcataaaggaaataaacaaattaGTGAGCAAACAAAATAGCACAAGACAAAGAAAGGCATAA
- the UNC93A gene encoding protein unc-93 homolog A, with protein MERNLKNVLVISFGFLLLFTAYGGLQSLQSSLNSEEGLGVASLSVLYAALIVSSMFLPPILIKKLGCKWTIAGSMCCYIAFSLGNFYASWYTLIPTSAILGLGGAPLWSAKCTYLTIAGNSYAEKAGKIGKDIINQYFGVFFLIFQSSGIWGNLISSLILSQSSSKVEISEEDLACCGAYDCMSSTTNTTALAKPSESLVYTLLGVYTASGVLAVLLIIIFLDQIKSDQAETEKEIRKTPSFWSTFLATFQHLKDKRQCLLIPLTMYSGFEQGFLAGDYTKTYVTCALGIHYVGYVMICFSAVNSLCSLLFGKISQFTGRKFLFALATVTNTACIIALLLWKPHSNQLVVFFIFPALWGLSDAIWQTQTNGLYGVLFEKHTEAAFANYRLWESCGFVIAFGYSTTLRVYIKLYILLAVLMLSIVTYGVVEYLEAKRSPGTPAATEKENVGPHTQETHM; from the exons ATGGAAAGGAATCTTAAGAATGTTTTGGTCATTTCTTTTGGATTTTTACTTCTCTTCACTGCTTATGGAGGGCTCCAAAGTCTACAG AGCAGTCTCAACTCCGAGGAAGGCCTGGGCGTTGCTTCCCTAAGCGTTCTCTATGCTGCTCTTATTGTCTCATCCATGTTTCTCCCTCCAATTCTCATCAAGAAACTGGGGTGCAAGTGGACCATCGCAGGCTCCATGTGCTGCTACATCGCCTTCTCCCTGGGGAACTTCTACGCTAGCTG GTACACACTAATCCCTACCTCTGCGATCCTGGGCTTAGGAGGAGCACCACTCTGGTCTGCCAAATGCACTTACCTCACCATTGCTGGCAATTCATAtgctgagaaagcaggaaaaattgGGAAAGACATTATCAACCAATACTTTGGGGTCTTCTTTCTGATATTTCAGTCCTCCGGAATCTGGGGAAATCTTATTTCATCCCTGATACTTAGCCAATCTTCCAGCAAAG TGGAAATCTCAGAAGAAGACCTGGCATGCTGTGGGGCATATGATTGCATGAGCAGTACTACTAACACCACTGCCTTGGCAAAACCCTCTGAGTCCTTGGTCTACACTCTGCTAGGGGTCTACACTG ctaGTGGTGTGCTAGCTGTGTTGCTGATTATTATATTTCTGGACCAGATCAAATCTGACCAAGCAGagactgagaaagaaatacGAAAGACACCATCCTTTTGGTCTACGTTCCTAGCAACTTTCCAGCATCTTAAAGATAAAAGACAGTGTCTTCTAATCCCTCTGACAATGTACAGTGGGTTTGAACAGGGATTTCTTGCTGGTGACTACACAAAG ACTTACGTGACCTGTGCCCTGGGGATTCATTACGTTGGTTACGTGATgatctgcttttcagctgtgaatTCCCTCTGTTCTCTGCTCTTTGGAAAGATCTCTCAATTCACGGGTAGAAAATTTCTATTTGCATTAG CCACAGTTACGAACACTGCCTGTATAATAGCACTACTGCTGTGGAAACCTCATTCTAACCAGCTTGTCGTGTTTTTCATATTCCCTGCTCTTTGGGGCTTATCGGATGCCATTTGGCAGACACAAACTAATG GTCTTTATGGTGTTTTATTTGAGAAACACACAGAGGCTGCCTTTGCAAATTACCGTCTCTGGGAATCGTGTGGATTTGTCATTGCCTTTGGTTACAGCACCACACTGCGAGTCTACATTAAGCTTTATATTTTACTGGCTGTGCTTATGTTGTCTATTGTGACATATGGAGTGGTTGAGTACCTGGAAGCTAAGAGATCCCCTGGGACACCTGCtgctacagaaaaggaaaatgtgggaCCTCACACCCAGGAAACACATATGTAA
- the TTLL2 gene encoding probable tubulin polyglutamylase TTLL2 isoform X3: MQKLPVAAKADLESWQRLGLPCGPRATAQLLWNSEVTAMAFIPTGTSAAIVASKMEKMADDDDARETLKPLVFRLHENAPAIVREVLLERGWTEFDQKEQDDTDWNLYWRNSPFPMTDHHSIKPWQRLNHYPEAVRITRKDYLARHLKRMKGAYGSTLYEFSPVAFIMPNDYIKFIAEYSKERQSVGRRPSYWICKPVHLSRGRGILIFQDIKDLVYHCTVIVQKYISNPLLISGYKLDLRLYVCVTSFCPLTIYTYEEGLVRFATEKFDLSSLDNVYAHLTNTSINKYGASYKTYKEGIGCGCKWTFSKFRSYLRIFGVDDMLLWQKMNNIVILTLLAVTPLPEASNCFELFGFDILIDDKFKPWLLEVNYNPALCLDCSIDDTVKRKLLHDIVELLNYKQNDTHRQNEMPGSKAVRRQVPWRRTGQSIPEGAPDLLSCQKVSACISASPTQPALQFARGSIRKVSTLTKKTARAHPRETLTSQLREKRNMPKASSQGKTEAKNKQLPAVRSPLISAQLSRWSPSPEACNYKLSTRPYFLSDKDQMPIRQVGGFVLIFPFNEAALQASKDGIDVKSIIKEINKLVSKQNSTRQRKA, from the exons ATGCAAAAACTGCCAGTAGCAGCCAAGGCAGACCTGGAGTCTTGGCAGAGGCTAGGTCTGCCCTGTGGCCCCAGGGCCACTGCCCAGCTTCTCTGGAACAGTGAGGTCACAGCCATGGCCTTCATTCCGACGGGAACATCTGCAGCAATAGTAG ctagTAAGATGGAAAAGATGGCAGATGACGATGATGCAAGGGAAACCTTGAAGCCTTTGGTGTTCCGTCTCCATGAAAATGCCCCAGCAATAGTCCGTGAGGTTTTACTGGAACGTGGTTGGACTGAATTTGACCAAAAGGAGCAAGATGACACAGACTGGAACTTGTACTGGCGGAACTCACCTTTTCCTATGACAGACCACCACAGCATTAAACCATGGCAGAGACTCAACCACTACCCAGAAGCTGTTAGGATTACCAGAAAAGACTATTTGGCAAGGCATCTGAAACGTATGAAAGGAGCATACGGATCAACACTGTATGAATTTAGTCCAGTGGCATTCATCATGCCCAATGACTACATCAAATTTATAGCAGAATACAGCAAGGAGAGACAGTCTGTAGGCAGAAGACCTAGCTACTGGATTTGCAAGCCTGTGCATCTCTCCCGTGGAAGAGGCATACTCATTTTCCAAGACATTAAAGACTTAGTATATCACTGTACAGTCATTGTGCAGAAGTACATTAGCAACCCCTTGCTCATTTCTGGGTATAAATTGGATCTTCGCCTCTATGTGTGTGTCACCAGCTTTTGCCCCCTCACCATTTACACTTACGAAGAGGGGCTGGTGAGGTTTGCCACTGAAAAGTTCGACCTCAGTTCTCTAGACAATGTCTATGCCCACCTAACAAACACGAGCATAAACAAATATGGAGCTTCATATAAAACGTATAAAGAAGGGATTGGCTGTGGTTGCAAATGGACATTCAGCAAATTCCGCTCTTACCTTCGAATTTTTGGGGTTGATGACATGCTACTGTGGCAGAAGATGAATAACATCGTGATTCTCACCCTGCTTGCTGTAACCCCTTTACCGGAGGCTTCCAATTGCTTTGAGCTCTTTGGCTTTGACATCCTGATTGATGACAAGTTCAAGCCGTGGCTTTTAGAAGTGAACTACAATCCAGCCTTGTGTTTAGACTGCTCCATTGATGAcactgtgaaaagaaaacttcttcATGATATTGTTGAACTGCTTAACTACAAGCAGAATGACACTCACAGGCAGAATGAAATGCCTGGGTCAAAAGCTGTTAGAAGGCAGGTGCCCTGGAGAAGAACTGGTCAGAGCATACCAGAGGGGGCTCCTGACTTACTTTCTTGTCAAAAAGTATCTGCGtgtatttctgcttctccaACACAACCTGCCCTGCAGTTTGCAAGAGGATCAATTCGTAAGGTGTCTACCCTGACCAAGAAAACTGCCAGAGCACATCCGAGGGAAACACTGACTTCTCAGCTGCGGGAGAAAAGGAACATGCCAAAAGCATCCTCCCAAGGAAAAACTGaagctaaaaacaaacaactcccAGCTGTGCGTTCTCCACTCATTTCTGCCCAACTCAGCCGGTGGTCACCTTCACCTGAAGCCTGTAACTACAAGTTAAGCACACGCCCTTATTTCCTCTCTGATAAAGACCAGATGCCTATCCGCCAGGTCGGAGGTTTTGtcctgatttttccttttaatgaagCCGCACTTCAAGCTTCCAAGGATGGCATAGATGTGAAGAGCATcataaaggaaataaacaaattaGTGAGCAAACAAAATAGCACAAGACAAAGAAAGGCATAA